The Hippoglossus hippoglossus isolate fHipHip1 chromosome 2, fHipHip1.pri, whole genome shotgun sequence genome includes a region encoding these proteins:
- the s100b gene encoding protein S100-B: MTDLETSMATMIAVFRKYSEREGDKHKLKKSELKDLLHDELPDLMTHVKDQAEMDSLMESLDTDGDAECNFQEFMTFVSLVTVCCHEFFEHEAE, encoded by the exons ATGACCGACCTGGAGACCTCCATGGCGACCATGATCGCAGTGTTTCGCAAGTATtcggagagagaaggagacaaacacaaactgaagaagAGCGAGCTGAAGGACCTGCTGCACGACGAGCTGCCCGATCTGATGACG CACGTGAAAGACCAGGCCGAGATGGACAGCCTGATGGAGAGCCTGGACACCGACGGCGACGCCGAGTGCAACTTCCAGGAGTTCATGACTTTCGTCTCCCTGGTTACCGTCTGTTGCCACGAGTTTTTCGAGCATGAGGCCGAGTAA
- the LOC117777115 gene encoding glycophorin-C-like isoform X2 — MRSCLQILRSDTNSGKGDLAALIGGIVGAVLLALICVIAVLMWCLSRHKGSYITNEMDDDDDMDNDDEEPFCSDMVLQTNEPLTVDEDEESRTET, encoded by the exons ATGAGGAGCTGCCTGCAGATTCTCAGAAGTG acaCCAACTCAGGCAAAGGAGACCTTGCAGCCTTGATTGGAG GGATTGTGGGTGCAGTGCTGCTCGCGCTCATCTGTGTAATCGCCGTGTTGATGTGGTGCCTTTCCAGACATAAAGGCTCATACATCACCAACGAGATGGACGACGATGACGATATGGACAACGACGACGAGGAGCCTTTCTGCTCCGATATGGTGCTGCAAACCAACGAACCTCTGACGGtcgatgaagatgaagaaagtAGGACAGAGACTTGA
- the LOC117777115 gene encoding cell adhesion molecule 2-like isoform X1, translating to MNAFTASVLEAAKPLENHSPAPEAVTKTLTLDTNSGKGDLAALIGGIVGAVLLALICVIAVLMWCLSRHKGSYITNEMDDDDDMDNDDEEPFCSDMVLQTNEPLTVDEDEESRTET from the exons ATGAACGCTTTCACGGCTTCAGTCCTAGAGGCTGCAAAGCCGTTGGAAAACCATTCTCCTGCTCCAGAGGCTGTGACCAAGACACTGACGCTGG acaCCAACTCAGGCAAAGGAGACCTTGCAGCCTTGATTGGAG GGATTGTGGGTGCAGTGCTGCTCGCGCTCATCTGTGTAATCGCCGTGTTGATGTGGTGCCTTTCCAGACATAAAGGCTCATACATCACCAACGAGATGGACGACGATGACGATATGGACAACGACGACGAGGAGCCTTTCTGCTCCGATATGGTGCTGCAAACCAACGAACCTCTGACGGtcgatgaagatgaagaaagtAGGACAGAGACTTGA